The sequence below is a genomic window from Flavobacterium sediminilitoris.
GCTTCATGCAACGGAACAAAGAGTTCAAAAAAAATAGAGTTTGAGTTATACACTGATGACATTTCAAAGACAAAAAAATCAGATTACAAATTTAAATTAACATCAAATTCAAAAGCAAAATATTTAGTTACGAGAGATAGAAATAATATTGAGGTTGAATTTGAAGAACCTGATTATAAATCAAATGAATTTGCAAAATTTAATGATGTATTCCATGTAGAAGGGATTTATAAAACACAAAATGATTTAGTTGAAGAATTACTAATAAAGAGTCAAATTTATAATGAGAGTTATTTAAATATACTGAAAAGTAGTTTTTATAAATTAAATCTTAATCCAGAAGTTTTTAAAAGAATTATTATAGGTAACTATACAGAAGATATAGATATTCACAAAAGACCAATGAGTAAAATTACTATGGATATTGCAAGGGAATTGGGGTTAATTGACTAGTTTTTTTATAATATGGTTAATGTTTTCTTTGTAGATTTTCTAATGAGATGCTTACAGCATGACAAGTTTGCGTGTAAACTAGACTGAGAATATAAAAATTAATAATAGTAGTGTTCCAATCAATCGCAAAATGTAAACTGCCAACTGCGACTGAACACTGATTACTAAAAGCCTACTTCTCAATACAAAATTTGTTGCGAACTGAAATTTTCAGTGTTATAGGTATACTTATACCTAAAATAAGGCGAAAGCTTTGGAATTAAGCGAAAATATTAATTAAAATACAAAATTAGATAAACTGATATTCCATTAAGCGTTGTTCTCCAAATTTAGTTAAAAGCTGTTGTTCTACTGCCCATTTTAAATCTCTACTTTCGTAATTCGGTGGCAGGTTTATATAAATGAGTAGCGTTAATTTCTCCTATCTTTTCTGAAATAGAAGCTACTAGCGCTAAAATTTTATCAGTGATTGTATAAGGTGGTTTCATCCGTTTTTGATTATTTTTCTAATACTGTCGGATGCAATCTCACAAACTCGATTTCATTTATGATAGTATCATTTGATAGTATCAAAGATAATAAAAGTTATTTTCCGATACAGAAATTAGCAAAAATATTCCCTAACAACTCATCATTGGTTACTTCACCCGTAATTTCACCAAAGTAATGTAAGGCCTCTCTAATGTCCAAGGCAATTAAATCAGAGGAAATACCTGAATCTAATCCCCATTTTACTTTTTGTACTTCTTCCAAGGCTTTTAATAACGAATCGTAATGACGTGTATTGGTTACAATAGTTTCATTATTGCGTAAAGCTCCTGTATTTACAAAGGAAAGTAAAGTTTCTTTTAGAATATCGATACCTGTTTTTTGTTTGGCGCTTATGGTTATAAGTTGTAAATTATAAGTTGTAAGTTGTTCTTGTAGGTTTGTAATCTCTTTTTCAGTTAATAAATCGGCTTTGTTGGCAACCACAACAATTGGTTTTAAAGGAAACTTATTTTTGATTTTTTCTGTTTCAACTTTTAAGCTTTTTAAACTGTCAACTGTCAACTGTAAACTGTCCACTAAATACAAAACTACCTGTGCTTGTTCTATCTTCTCGAAAGTTTTTTGAATACCAATACTCTCTACTACATCTTTTGTTTCGCGAATACCAGCGGTATCAATAAAACGGAAACCAATACCGTTAATCACTAATTCGTCTTCAATAGTATCGCGAGTTGTTCCAGCGATATCGGAAACAATCGCACGTTCTTCATTTAATAAAGCGTTCAATAAGGTTGAT
It includes:
- the mnmE gene encoding tRNA uridine-5-carboxymethylaminomethyl(34) synthesis GTPase MnmE, with translation MIPQETIVALATPSGAGAIAIIRLSGSNAVTIAASVFQSISGKDLSKQKTHTIHLGHIVDQNKTYDQVLVSLFKGPNSYTGENVVEISCHGSTFIQQQIIQLLLRKGAKMAQAGEFTLRAFLNGKLDLSQAEAVADLIASDNEASHQIAMQQMRGGFSNEIAKLREELLNFASLIELELDFAEEDVEFADRTAFYELLNRIEFVLKRLIDSFAVGNVIKNGIPVAIVGEPNVGKSTLLNALLNEERAIVSDIAGTTRDTIEDELVINGIGFRFIDTAGIRETKDVVESIGIQKTFEKIEQAQVVLYLVDSLQLTVDSLKSLKVETEKIKNKFPLKPIVVVANKADLLTEKEITNLQEQLTTYNLQLITISAKQKTGIDILKETLLSFVNTGALRNNETIVTNTRHYDSLLKALEEVQKVKWGLDSGISSDLIALDIREALHYFGEITGEVTNDELLGNIFANFCIGK